The DNA region ACTCATAGCAGTAAAAACATTTCTACTAACTTAGAATGATCACATTTTCAACTAGATATTCTATATTTTCATTAATCATAAAGTAATTAATACTCTATCTATTTTTGCAACCTGTAAAAAAAAAGAAAAATGCTCACATGCGAACAAAAAATTATCGATAATGTCAATGTAATAAGCATCTAACATTATTAAAATCACTCAACTATAACCACACCTCTGGTAGAAAAAGATAATCCTTGTTGTCCATGTGTAGAAATCATTATTGCCTCAAATAATGGAGGGTTATTTCCATCTTTTGTTGCCCAGTCAAAAACAAAGTTTGCTCCCGAGCCCCCTTCAATATCTTGTTCTTCAATTATAATTTCTGTAGTTTCTAAAGGACTTAAGTAAATAGGCTTCTTAATATATTGCCTAATATTTTCTCCAACAGTATTAAAATAGTCAGCCTTTAAAATATATATAGAATCAGAGAGTGAA from Candidatus Delongbacteria bacterium includes:
- a CDS encoding DUF3124 domain-containing protein, with the protein product MNKKIVKALISVSIALIISACNEKETDKYLINKADWTSKQTTIENFDNHYQGKTYLPVYSHIYHIHKHRTFDLTITISIRNISLSDSIYILKADYFNTVGENIRQYIKKPIYLSPLETTEIIIEEQDIEGGSGANFVFDWATKDGNNPPLFEAIMISTHGQQGLSFSTRGVVIVE